In Cryptomeria japonica chromosome 10, Sugi_1.0, whole genome shotgun sequence, a genomic segment contains:
- the LOC131066586 gene encoding NADPH-dependent aldo-keto reductase, chloroplastic, whose protein sequence is MDNPVIKEIAQKHGKSTAQVVLRWGIDQGVCALPKSFNKGRITEIFQVFDWCLTAEDHEKMSKLEQRKILRGEDLVNSTTSPYRTIEELWDGEI, encoded by the exons ATGGACAACCCAGTGATTAAGGAAATCGCTCAAAAGCATGGAAAGTCTACAGCACAG gttgtgtTGAGGTGGGGAATAGATCAAGGAGTGTGTGCGCTCCCCAAGAGCTTTAATAAAGGGAGGATAACAGAAATTTTTCAGGTTTTTGACTGGTGTTTAACTGCAGAAGACCATGAGAAAATGAGCAAGCTTGAGCAGAGGAAGATACTCAGGGGAGAAGATCTTGTAAACTCAACAACTAGCCCTTACAGAACCATTGAAGAACTATGGGATGGAGAGATCTAA